CGTGTGCCTGTACGTCTTCCCGCCGCTGCTGACCGAGCTCAAGCGGCAGCACCCGGAGATCGAGCTCAAGCTGATGTCGGGTAGTTCCGAGCAGTGCCTGGCGCGGCTGCGCTCGGGCGCCGGCGACCTGGCGCTGCTCACGCTGCCGGTGGACCAGCCCGACCTGGTGACGGTGCCCGTGCTCCAGGAAGAGCTGCTGGTGGTGACGGCCGCGAAGCATCCCCTGTCGCGCAAGAAGAAGGTGTTGCCGCAGGACCTGGTGCGCCAGCCGTTCGTGCTGTTCGAGCCCGGCTCCAACACCCGCCGCTCGATCGACGAGTTCTTCGCGGCGGCGCGGATCGAGCCGCAAATCGTGATGGAAACCGAGAACGTCGAGATCATCAAGGCGCTCGTCCGCAACGGCCTGGGCATCACGATCATTCCCTACCAGGCCGTGGCCCGCGACGTCACCAGCGGCCAGCTGCACTGCGCCCGCATCGAGGGACGCTCGTTGGTCCGGGAAACCGGGTGGATCTACCCCAAGATGAGCCGGACCCCGCGCGCGGTCCAGGAAGTGATCAAGGCGTTCGAGCGGGTGCGGCCGAAGCTGAAGCTGTCGCCCTAGGTCCGGCTAAAGCCGGACGCGACATATTTGTGCATGATCGAATCGGATGGGTCCGATTCGATCAATCGTCTACGGCGCTTTCGGTAACTGGCGCAGCGAGTACGACGTCCGCGACCACACGTTGATGCCCGGCCGGTTCACCAGCTTGACCTCGATTTTGCGCGTGCGCTTCAGCGGGTCGGGGTTGGTGGACGAGTACCCCAGCACGTAGTAGTCGCTCGTTTCGGCATCGATGCGCTTGAGCGCCTTGTCGAAATTGTTCTGGTTGACCACGGCGATACCGCCGGTCTGCTCCGCGAGCACCCGCATGCTGTCCTGCGTCTTGCGCACGTGCTCGCTGTATTCCACTGGATCGATCTGTTCGTCGAGGTCGGCGCCGGCCACCAGGCCGCGCGGGTCGATGGTGTAGAGGGTCGCGTTGGCGCGGTTGGCGGTGCGCGTCACTTCCGCCAGTTCGCGCGCCAGGTCGGCGTCGGCGAACTGCTGGCCACTGTATGAGCCCCGCTCCTCCCGTCCCTCTTCGCGCGTCTGGCCGAAGCGGCCGCCGAACACCGGGTCTTCCCCGAGCCGCGCCTCGGCGAACGGATTGAAGTCGTAGCCGTTGCTCACCCAAATCACCGCCTTGCGGCGATTGTTGATCTTCTCCATCTGCGACAGCATGTCGTAGGCCGTCGAGAACGCGACGTGCGCGCGGTAGCGCACTTCGCTCGGCCCGTCCGA
This genomic interval from Acidobacteriota bacterium contains the following:
- a CDS encoding LysR family transcriptional regulator — its product is MDLRQLEIIRAIAETGSFTAAGHKLHVSQSAISRQILLLEDELKEPVFLRVGRRIRITPAGESLLQLSHRVFQDLKDTTAGITDSQESLRGTVRLLGGMTVCLYVFPPLLTELKRQHPEIELKLMSGSSEQCLARLRSGAGDLALLTLPVDQPDLVTVPVLQEELLVVTAAKHPLSRKKKVLPQDLVRQPFVLFEPGSNTRRSIDEFFAAARIEPQIVMETENVEIIKALVRNGLGITIIPYQAVARDVTSGQLHCARIEGRSLVRETGWIYPKMSRTPRAVQEVIKAFERVRPKLKLSP
- a CDS encoding VWA domain-containing protein; the encoded protein is MRTASFRIAALATLALSTALGAQQAPATPAQAGQPQFRVAIDYVTTDAIVRNGQDQFVADLTKNDFEIYEDGVKQEITGLTLVHGGRVHNLAAPVAPAAREGIILPPSRPKNDTAGRIFLIIVDDLHLDFRNTGRIRDLFKKISKTLVHEGDMFSIVSTGPSSLAIDPTYDRKILDEAIKKITGNGLKPSDIIQGAEGSDGPSEVRYRAHVAFSTAYDMLSQMEKINNRRKAVIWVSNGYDFNPFAEARLGEDPVFGGRFGQTREEGREERGSYSGQQFADADLARELAEVTRTANRANATLYTIDPRGLVAGADLDEQIDPVEYSEHVRKTQDSMRVLAEQTGGIAVVNQNNFDKALKRIDAETSDYYVLGYSSTNPDPLKRTRKIEVKLVNRPGINVWSRTSYSLRQLPKAP